In the genome of Notamacropus eugenii isolate mMacEug1 chromosome 5, mMacEug1.pri_v2, whole genome shotgun sequence, one region contains:
- the LOC140503853 gene encoding cytochrome P450 2A13-like isoform X1 has protein sequence MLTSGLLLGAIFFCISALVVLSVWKQRKICRSLPPGPTPLPFIGNYLQLNTEQMYDSLMKIGKKYGPVFTVHLGQRTIVVLTGYEAVKEALIDQAEEFSGRGEQATFDWIFKGFGVVFSNGERARQLRRFSITTLRDFGMGKRGIEERIQEEAGFLIEAFRGTKGAAIDPTFFLSRTVSNVISSIVFGDRFEYEDKQFLSLLRMMLGSFQFTATSMGQLYEMFSGVMKHLPGPQQQAFKELKGLDDFITEKVRENQATLDPNSPRNFIDSFLIKMQEEKKNPNTEFDLRNLVKTTLNLFFAGTETVSTTLRYGFLLLMKHPEVEAKIHEEIDQVIGRNRPPKFEDKAKMPYTEAVIHEIQRFGDMIPMGVARRVTKDTKFRGYLIPKGTEVFPMLGSVLRDRNFFACPEAFNPQHFLDEKGQFKKSDAFVPFSIGKRYCFGESLARMELFLFLTTILQTFRFQSPLPKEAIDISPKMVGFATIPRTYTMSFLPR, from the exons ATGCTGACCTCTGGGCTGCTTCTGGGGGCCATATTCTTTTGCATCTCAGCTCTGGTGGTGCTCTCTGTGTGGAAACAGAGGAAGATCTGTCGAAGCCTTCCCCCTGGACCCACCCCCCTGCCTTTCATCGGCAACTACCTGCAGCTCAACACTGAGCAGATGTATGACTCCCTCATGAAG ATTGGGAAAAAATATGGACCTGTGTTTACAGTCCACCTGGGACAGAGAACCATTGTAGTCCTAACTGGGTATGAGGCTGTGAAGGAGGCGCTGATTGACCAAGCAGAGGAGTTCTCTGGTCGTGGGGAGCAGGCCACATTTGACTGGATCTTTAAGGGGTTCG GTGTGGTCTTCAGCAACGGAGAGAGGGCCCGGCAGCTCCGACGATTCTCCATCACCACCCTCAGGGACTTTGGCATGGGCAAGAGAGGCATTGAGGAGCGCATCCAAGAAGAAGCTGGCTTCCTCATTGAGGCTTTCCGAGGCACAAAAG GAGCTGCCATCGACCCCACCTTCTTCCTGAGCCGCACTGTCTCCAATGTCATCAGCTCCATCGTCTTTGGTGACAGATTTGAATACGAGGacaaacagttcctgtccttgtTGCGTATGATGCTGGGAAGCTTCCAGTTCACAGCCACATCCATGGGACAG CTATATGAAATGTTCTCTGGAGTGATGAAGCACCTGCCAGGACCTCAGCAGCAAGCGTTCAAGGAACTGAAAGGGCTGGATGATTTCATCACTGAGAAGGTCCGGGAAAACCAGGCCACCCTGGACCCTAACTCCCCCCGAAATTTCATTGACTCCTTCCTGATCAAGATGCAGGAG gaaaagaaaaatccaaacacAGAATTTGACCTGAGGAACTTGGTCAAGACCACTCTGAACCTGTTTTTTGCGGGCACTGAGACTGTTAGCACGACCCTTCGCTATGGCTTCCTTCTGCTAATGAAGCATCCAGAGGTAGAAG CTAAAATCCATGAGGAAATTGATCAGGTCATTGGACGGAACCGACCACCCAAGTTTGAGGACAAAGCCAAGATGCCATACACAGAGGCCGTCATCCATGAGATCCAAAGATTTGGAGATATGATCCCCATGGGTGTGGCCCGGAGAGTCACGAAGGACACCAAATTCCGAGGCTACCTTATTCCCAAG GGCACAGAAGTTTTTCCCATGCTTGGCTCAGTACTGAGGGACCGCAACTTCTTTGCCTGCCCTGAAGCCTTCAACCCTCAACACTTCCTGGATGAAAAGGGCCAGTTCAAGAAGAGTGATGCCTTTGTCCCATTCTCCATTG GCAAACGTTACTGTTTTGGTGAAAGTTTGGCCAGAATGGAGCTGTTTCTCTTCCTCACTACCATCCTGCAGACCTTTCGCTTCCAGTCTCCACTCCCAAAAGAAGCCATTGATATCTCCCCCAAGATGGTGGGCTTTGCCACCATTCCCCGCACCTACACCATGTCATTCTTGCCTCGCTGA